TCCTCCGCCGGTCCAATGCCTGAAAGCTTCAGCAACTGCGGGGAATTGATCGACCCGCCGCACAGGATGACTTCCCGGCGCGCGCGTACCGTATGTTCCGTTCCGTGCCGCCGGTAAACGACACCGACCGCCCGCCGCCCTTCGAACAGGATGCGGGTGACACGGGCATGCATCCGCAGTTCCAGGTTCCTGCGCGACAGCGCCGGACGCAGATAGGCATTGGCCGTGTTCCAGCGACGACCGTTCTTCACGGTCATGCTCATCTTGTCGAAACCTTCCTGCCGGAAGCCGTTGTAATCGTCCGTGCGGACATAGCCCGCCTGCTCCCCCGCCTTCAGCCAGGCGGCATGCAGGGGGTTGTCCACCGTGCCGTACTGGGTATGGAGCGGTCCATGCCGGCCACGGTACTGGTCGCTCCCTTCATGGCAGGATTCGGCACGGCGGAAATAGGGCAGCACGTTGCGATACCCCCATCCGCTTGCGCCACTTTCCTCCCAGTTCTGGAAATCCAGCGCATTGCCGCGCACATACACCATGCCATTGATGGAAGATGACCCGCCCAGCCCCTTGCCACGGGGGGCATGCAGGCGCCGACCGCCCAGATGGGGTTCCGGTTCGCTTTCATAAAACCAGTTGAACCGCCTGCTGTGCATGGGCATGGCCAGCGCGGTGGGCATCTGGACGATGATGGAACGGTCACTGCCGCCAAATTCCAGCAGAAGGGCAGTATGCTCACCGCTTTCCGTCAGGCGGTCGGCCAGGACGCAGCCGGCGGAACCGGCGCCAACTATGATGTAATCGAATTCGGTCATGACCACGTCTTTCCGTTGCACTCAGTACGGTGCTTCAACATTGCCCAGCGCGACATAAACGCTCTTTACCTGCGTATAATGTTCCAGCACCGCCCGGCTGTTTTCACGCCCCAGCCCGGACTGCTTGTATCCACCAAAGGGGAGTTCGATGGGCGTTATGTTGTACTGGTTGATCCAGCACGTGCCCGCTTCCAGCCGTGCGACAACCCGGTGCGCCCGCGCAAGGTCGGACGTGAACACACCCGCCGCCAGGCCGAATTCCGTGGCGTTGGCACGCTGCACGACGTCATCTTCGTCAGTAAAGTCGAGCACGGCCATGACAGGGCCAAATATCTCCTCACGCACGATGCGCATGTCATCACGACAATTCACGAAGATTGTCGGTTCGACAAAGGCACCATGGGCAAGGTCCCCCGTGGTGGCCCGGCCGCCACCCACCAGGAGTGTCGCCCCTTCCGCGCGCCCCACGTCGATATAGGACAGGACCTTGTGCATGTGGTCCTGCGAGATCAGGCTGCCGACATCCGTTTCCGGCAACAGGGGATCACCGATGCGCATGCGCTCCACCCGCGCCTTCAGCGCGGTCAGGAAACGCTCACGGATATCCCTGTGTACAAAGACCCGGGTGCCGTTGGAGCAGACTTCGCCCGCGGAATAGAAGTTCGCCAGCAATGCCGCGGACACAGCGTTATCTATATCCGCGTCATCAAAAATGATCAGCGGGGATTTGCCGCCCAGTTCCAGCGTCACGTATTTCAGGGTGCGGGCCGCATCCGCCATGACGGCACGCCCGGTCCCGACTTCGCCTGTCAGGGATATCTTGCGGATTTCCGGTGCTGCCGTCAGCAGGCGCCCTGTATCGCGCGCACCCTGTACCACGTTGAACACGCCATCGGGCAGGCCGGCCAGCCTGTATATCTCGGCCAGCTTCACCGCCGTAAGCGGCGTCAGTTCCGCCGGCTTGAAAATCATGGCGTTGCCACAGGCCAGGGCTGGCGCGGATTTCCAGCAGGCAATCTGTATGGGGTAGTTCCATGCCCCGATCCCGGCCGTGATGCCCAGCGGTTCACGACGGGTGTAGCCGAACGCCTCCTCACCCAGGTCAACGGCCTCGCCATTGATGGTGCTGGCGACCGAGCCGAAATATTCAAGGGCATCCGCGCCGGACAGGATATCGACGGTACTCGTCTCGGCAATGGGCTTGCCTGTATCCTGCGTTTCGATATGGGCCAGTTCCGCATTGTTTTCACGCAGCAGTTCCGCCGCACGGCGCAGGACACGCCCCCGTTCCGTTCCTGTCATCCGGGCCCAGACCGCCTGCCCCCTGCGCGCGCTTTCGATTGCAAGCGCGATTTCCGTCTCGCCCGCACTTTCCACCTGCGCCAGCACGGCACCGGTCGCGGGATTGATGGTGGGGAAACGCGCACCGCTGGAACTGACATACCGGCCATCGATCCAGCTCTGGCAGACCGGGGGTGTAACGGGCGATATGACCGGTACGGGCGGGGCCGCGCCGTTCACCGCCGCGATCTGGCTGTCGATAAAGACATTCACCTGCTGGCGTGCCGTCTGGCTGTCGGTTTCCTTCCATTCCGACAGGGCGGCCCGCAGCCATGTCCCGTCAATCAGCGCCGACATGGAACGGGCCAGCACCGCGGCCTGCGCCCGTGGCAGGTACGCACCAAGCGCATGCCGCAGGTTGGACAGCATGCGCTGCTGGTAGACACGCTGGATACGCTGCAGGGCGGGTACATAAGGCGCCTGCCCCCAGAACGCCAGCCATACCGCCCCCGTGCGCGGCTGGAACTGGTTTGTTCCAAGGCAGCTTTCTATAATGGCCTGCACGCGCTCACGCGGGGTCCGTGCCTCACGCAGGTTACGGATGACTTCGTGCTGCAGGTTGCCTGCGATATGCCGGAAGGCGGCCGCAAGCAGTGAATTCTTGTCCTCGAAATAATGGACCAGAAGACCGGGGGACACATTCGCATGCTCGGCAATGCGGGCAAAGGTCGTGCCCGCGTACCCATACTGGGCAAGCACATCGAGTGTCGTATTTACAAAACTCAGCCGACGTTCATCTTCCGGTCTGGGTAAAGAAGAGGACTGACGCATAGGAAAAATCCCGATCTGGGTATGGAGGCCGATTTCGTTGAACGTTCGTTCAAAATCGTGGCGACATCACAGACTTCATCGCGGAATCGCATTTTATCCTTGTTCTGGTCCGCCATTTTTTTGAATTATTCCGAAGTTCATAACGATTCTGTTTCGTTTCATGCCATAAGGCATCTCATCGGATCGGGCATGGCGGAAACTTTTTTGTACGTCCGTTCAATCACGATATCCGTTCCGGCGCCTGATTCCATGGCGCAGGACCATACGTGATCTTCTTGATATTATATAAAATAATACAATGGGTTAGAGGCATACAGGACACATGCCGCACGATGCCGGAACCGGGCCTGACGCCTTGATGCTCCGGCCTGTGTGGCGGGGTGCGGAAGGAATCTGCCCAAAAAATCATCAATCAGGGGAACGGCCATACGCCGTGCCGTATCAGGATCGGCTGCGGGCAGACCTGGAACCGATTCGCCTTCTATCGGGAAACGGATTTCTGTCACTGGCAGGCAGGCGCCTCCCCTGAACCGGTCATCCTGTCCGGCAGGTACGATCGCCTGGAATCACGGCCCCTGCGTAACCTGCGCGCACGGGGTGGCGACAGAGGGGCGCATGACGGCATGGCGGCTTCCGGGTGGAAGCCGCATTTTTATATTATGACGAAGCGATGGATGGAACAGGCTGCCCGAAACATGCCCCCTGCCGGAACCAGCATGGGGACAGGCCCGCGCCAGGCCTGTCCCACCCATGGATCAGAATTCGACCACGGTGCGGATGCTCTCGCCCTTCGCCATCATGTCGAAGCCTTCGTTGATGCGCTCGAGCGGCAGCTTATGGGTGATGAGACTGTTGATGTCGATGCGGTTTTCCATGAACCAGTCCACGATGCGCGGCACGTCCGTGCGCCCGCGCGCGCCACCGAAGGCCGAACCGATCCAGCGCCGCCCGGTGACAAGCTGGAACGGCCGCGTGCTGATTTCCTGACCCGCCCCGGCCACGCCGATCACGGTGGACACGCCCCAGCCACGATGCGCGCATTCCAGCGCCTGGCGCATGAGCGTGGGGTTGCCCACGCATTCGAACGAATAGTCGACGCCGCCGCCGGTCATTTCCACCAGATGGCCGACCAGGTCGCCATTGGGGCCAAGGTCCTTCGGGTTGACGAAATCGGTCATGCCGAACTTGCGGGCAATCGCCTCACGCCCGGGGTTGATGTCCACGCCGATGATCCGGTCGGCGCCAACCATCTTCGCCCCCTGGATGACATTCAGCCCGATGCCGCCCAGACCGAACACGGCCACCGTGCTGCCTGCCTCCACCTTTGCGCTGAACAGCACGGCGCCGATGCCGGTGGTCACGCCGCAGCCGATGTAGAACACCTTGTCAAACGGTGCGTCGGGACGGATCTTCGCCAGCGCGATCTCGGGCAGGACCGTGTAGTTGGCAAACGTGGAGCAGCCCATGTAGTGATGGATCGGCTGCCCCTTGAACGAAAAGCGCGACGTGCCATCGGGCATGAGCCCCTTGCCCTGCGTGGAACGGATGGCCGTGCACAGGTTGGTCTTGCGCGACAGGCAGGACTTGCACTCCCGGCATTCGGGCGTATAGAGCGGGATCACATGGTCACCGGGCTTCAGGTGCTTCACACCCGGGCCCACTTCCACGACCACGCCCGCGCCCTCATGGCCCAGGATGGCGGGGAAAAGCCCCTCAGGGTCGGCGCCGGACAGGGTGAACTTGTCCGTATGGCACAGGCCGGTGGCCTTGATCTCGACCAGTACTTCACCCTCGCGCGGGCCTTCAAGCTGTACCGTCTCGATTTCAAGCGGTTTGCCTGCTTCAAAGGCAACGGCTGCCCTTACATCCATATTCTTTCTCCAGAGATTGTATTGAACCCATGCCGCAGGGGCCCGGGCTACCGGTTCACGGACAGCACACCCAGCATGACCAGATGGTCCACGATCGCCTGTGCGGCATCCTGTGGTGACGGATCCACCATGACCTGCCCCCCCGCGATCGTGGCCTGCGCCTGTATCAGGCGTGGACGGACACGGTAAGGGCGGGACTGCACGTTCATGTCTGCCGTATCGGCACGCGGCATGGCGGGAACGTCCACCGCCTGCGCGCACACGGTTGCCGCCCGCATGCGCGCAAACGCGAAGGGCGGCACGGTGGGCGCCATGTTATGCACGCTCAGCACGCATGGCC
This portion of the Komagataeibacter sp. FNDCF1 genome encodes:
- the betB gene encoding betaine-aldehyde dehydrogenase, with product MRQSSSLPRPEDERRLSFVNTTLDVLAQYGYAGTTFARIAEHANVSPGLLVHYFEDKNSLLAAAFRHIAGNLQHEVIRNLREARTPRERVQAIIESCLGTNQFQPRTGAVWLAFWGQAPYVPALQRIQRVYQQRMLSNLRHALGAYLPRAQAAVLARSMSALIDGTWLRAALSEWKETDSQTARQQVNVFIDSQIAAVNGAAPPVPVISPVTPPVCQSWIDGRYVSSSGARFPTINPATGAVLAQVESAGETEIALAIESARRGQAVWARMTGTERGRVLRRAAELLRENNAELAHIETQDTGKPIAETSTVDILSGADALEYFGSVASTINGEAVDLGEEAFGYTRREPLGITAGIGAWNYPIQIACWKSAPALACGNAMIFKPAELTPLTAVKLAEIYRLAGLPDGVFNVVQGARDTGRLLTAAPEIRKISLTGEVGTGRAVMADAARTLKYVTLELGGKSPLIIFDDADIDNAVSAALLANFYSAGEVCSNGTRVFVHRDIRERFLTALKARVERMRIGDPLLPETDVGSLISQDHMHKVLSYIDVGRAEGATLLVGGGRATTGDLAHGAFVEPTIFVNCRDDMRIVREEIFGPVMAVLDFTDEDDVVQRANATEFGLAAGVFTSDLARAHRVVARLEAGTCWINQYNITPIELPFGGYKQSGLGRENSRAVLEHYTQVKSVYVALGNVEAPY
- a CDS encoding S-(hydroxymethyl)glutathione dehydrogenase/class III alcohol dehydrogenase; protein product: MDVRAAVAFEAGKPLEIETVQLEGPREGEVLVEIKATGLCHTDKFTLSGADPEGLFPAILGHEGAGVVVEVGPGVKHLKPGDHVIPLYTPECRECKSCLSRKTNLCTAIRSTQGKGLMPDGTSRFSFKGQPIHHYMGCSTFANYTVLPEIALAKIRPDAPFDKVFYIGCGVTTGIGAVLFSAKVEAGSTVAVFGLGGIGLNVIQGAKMVGADRIIGVDINPGREAIARKFGMTDFVNPKDLGPNGDLVGHLVEMTGGGVDYSFECVGNPTLMRQALECAHRGWGVSTVIGVAGAGQEISTRPFQLVTGRRWIGSAFGGARGRTDVPRIVDWFMENRIDINSLITHKLPLERINEGFDMMAKGESIRTVVEF